In the Mycosarcoma maydis chromosome 6, whole genome shotgun sequence genome, one interval contains:
- a CDS encoding putative endo-polygalacturonase, with translation MACLLLVGWVLLSLGTSNTQAADCTFADAASVKLGKRSCRMITLSSIKVPAGQTLDLTGLRTGTKVIFEGTTTFGYETWPGPLIAVSGKNIDISGSSGSVLDAGGGQWWDGKGSNGGKTKPKFLFAHGLINSSIRYLNVKNTPVQAFSINGCSNLRVDHVTIDNSAGDVNRLGHNTDAFDVGNSDGVFITNANVRNQDDCLAINSGTNILFSGGYCSGGHGLSIGSVGGRSDNTVDGVHIVNSQVVDSQNAVRIKTVSGATGVVNNVTYSNIKLSGIFKNGIDIQQDYLNGRPTGKPTNGVKITNIHMNGITGTVNPGATEVYVLCGQGSCSRWRWSGVSISGGLRSTKCTGVPSGAFC, from the coding sequence ATGGCCTGCCTTTTGCTGGTTGGTTGGGtgctgttgagcttggGTACCAGCAACACGCAGGCAGCTGACTGCACAtttgcagatgcagcaagTGTCAAGTTGGGGAAGAGGTCTTGCAGAATGATCACGCTCTCCAGCATCAAGGTGCCAGCTGGGCAGACGCTGGACCTGACGGGTCTCCGTACAGGCACAAAGGTGATCTTTGAGGGCACGACCACATTCGGTTACGAGACTTGGCCTGGCCCATTGATCGCGGTGTCGGGCAAGAACATCGACATTAGCGGGAGCAGCGGGTCGGTGTTGGACGCGGGAGGAGGGCAGTGGTGGGATGGGAAGGGAAGCAACGGTGGCAAGACGAAACCGAAATTCTTGTTCGCTCATGGGCTgatcaacagcagcattcGATATCTCAACGTCAAGAACACGCCGGTACAAGCGTTCAGCATCAATGGTTGCTCCAACTTGAGAGTAGATCACGTAACAATCGACAATTCAGCAGGCGATGTGAATCGACTGGGACACAACACGGATGCATTTGATGTGGGAAACTCGGACGGTGTGTTCATCACGAACGCCAACGTTCGCAACCAAGATGACTGCCTTGCGATCAATTCGGGAACCAACATCCTCTTCTCCGGCGGCTACTGCTCTGGAGGTCACGGCTTGTCGATTGGTAGTGTGGGCGGTCGCAGCGACAATACAGTGGACGGTGTGCATATCGTCAACTCGCAAGTGGTCGACAGCCAGAACGCGGTGCGCATCAAGACAGTGTCGGGTGCTACGGGTGTGGTGAATAATGTGACGTATTCCAACATCAAATTGTCGGGTATTTTCAAGAACGGGATCGATATTCAGCAAGACTACCTGAATGGCCGACCAACGGGCAAGCCGACCAACGGTGTTAAGATCACCAACATCCACATGAACGGCATCACAGGGACGGTCAACCCGGGAGCGACAGAGGTGTATGTGCTTTGTGGTCAAGGAtcgtgctcgagatggcgatggtCCGGTGTGTCGATCAGCGGTGGTCTGAGGAGTACCAAATGCACTGGAGTTCCCTCAGGAGCATTTTGCtga
- a CDS encoding putative 6-phosphofructokinase: protein MPPFTPAVRAENTFAAQSTSTKPFSSKFAPASHDGQPRRLAVMTSGGDSAGMNAAVRSVVKMAIFRGCEAFVIREGWEGLVRGNQTPENTPSATPSVSRSASTFFDSPNIQAKPSHLEANPEQSDFVPTYGEGELLREGVGEAQELGLRGRYIIRVGWDDVRGWMDQGGTLIGTARSKTFRTPEGREQAAYNLIINGIDALAVCGGDGSLTGADKLRAEWPDLVASLKAKSKITEEQATKFAHLNIVGLVGSIDNDMATTDITIGASTALQRICEAVDSISSTAASHSRAFVVEVMGRHCGWLALMAGIATGADYVFIPERPPQGEQWHSEMSAVLQKHRDLGKRKSIVIVAEGAIDRELNDISPEMIKQVLSNDLGLDTRVTTLGHTQRGGKPDANDRILATLQGIEAVDAVLEATPETPSYVIGISENKITRIPLMFAVEQTQKVAKLIESKDFDGALALRDPEFAEGLRAFKYISQITEDEMLPQNKRLRMGVINVGAPAGGMNAATRTAVRYCLAKGHEAVVIYNGFPGLLEDNVSVLNWLRVDNWATRGGSELGVNRHLPDIDIGAVAAKLQEHKIEGLLIVGGFEAFSSVKILNDNRDRYPAFRIPIVGLPATISNNVPMNEFSLGSDTSLNALVDACDAVKQSASASRNRVFVVETQGGKCGYIAVMGALAAGAVLVYTPEVGIGLQQLGKDVAFLKKRFLLDVKGKSEGRLVIRNEKSSDVFTTEVITKILKEEGNSLFDARSASLGHTLQGGVPSPLDRVRATRLALKCCEFLESQALKQRSGSSASSKTGSGSSSDKSYSDDTAVMITIQGSTICFTSATEMSRNADMKNRRGKTAWWHELKALVELLGGRTALAEL, encoded by the coding sequence ATGCCTCCTTTTACACCGGCAGTTCGTGCCGAAAACACCTTTGCCGCTCAatccaccagcaccaagcCTTTTTCCTCCAAATTCGCTCCTGCTAGCCATGACGGTCAACCTCGCAGACTCGCCGTCATGACCTCCGGTGGCGATTCAGCTGGTATGAATGCTGCAGTCCGCTCCGTCGTCAAAATGGCCATCTTCCGCGGATGCGAGGCCTTTGTCATTCGCGAAGGTTGGGAGGGTCTCGTTCGAGGAAATCAGACACCCGAAAACACCCCCTCTGCAACCCCCTCGGTCAGCAGGAGCGCCTCCACCTTCTTCGACTCGCCTAACATCCAGGCCAAGCCTTCTCACCTGGAAGCCAACCCAGAACAGTCCGACTTTGTGCCAACATACGGAGAgggcgagctgctgcgagaAGGTGTAGGAGAGGCGCAGGAACTCGGTCTCCGTGGTCGATACATCATCCGTGTCGGCTGGGATGACGTTCGCGGTTGGATGGACCAAGGTGGTACCCTCATCGGCACCGCGCGCTCCAAGACCTTCCGCACTCCCGAGGGTCGCGAACAGGCCGCCTATAacctcatcatcaacggcatcgacgctctcgccgTCTGTGGTGGAGACGGAAGTCTCACCGGTGCTGACAAGCTTCGTGCAGAATGGCCCGACCTCGTCGCATCGctcaaggccaagagcaagatcaCCGAAGAGCAAGCCACCAAATTCGCCCACCTCAACATTGTTGGTCTCGTTGGATCCATCGACAACGACATGGCCACCACCGACATTACCATCGGCGCATCCACCGCTCTCCAGCGCATCTGCGAGGCCGTCGACTCTATCTCGTCCACTGCTGCCTCGCATTCTCGTGCCTTTGTCGTCGAAGTGATGGGCAGACATTGCGGCTGGCTCGCCCTCATGGCCGGTATTGCTACGGGTGCCGACTATGTCTTCATCCCCGAGCGCCCTCCTCAGGGCGAACAATGGCACTCCGAGATGTCGGCCGTCCTTCAAAAGCATCGAGACCTTGGGAAACGAAAATCCATCGTCATTGTCGCAGAGGGCGCCATCGACCGTGAACTCAACGACATCTCGCCCGAAATGATCAAACAAGTGCTCTCCAACGACCTCGGTCTTGACACCCGTGTCACCACCCTCGGACACACCCAGCGTGGTGGAAAGCCCGATGCCAACGACCGTATCCTCGCAACGCTTCAAGGTATCGAAGCTGTCGATGCCGTTCTCGAAGCCACTCCAGAGACCCCCTCTTACGTCATCGGCATCAGCGAAAACAAGATCACTCGTATTCCGCTCATGTTTGCCGTCGAACAAACTCAAAAGGTCGCAAAGCTCATCGAGTCCAAGGACTTTGACGGCGCGCTCGCCCTTCGTGACCCTGAATTCGCCGAAGGACTCCGTGCATTCAAGTACATCAGTCAGATCACCGAAGATGAGATGCTGCCGCAGAACAAGCGTCTCCGGATGGGTGTCATTAATGTCGGCGCTCCTGCTGGAGGCATGAACGCAGCCACACGCACCGCCGTCCGTTACTGCCTCGCAAAGGGCCACGAGGCCGTCGTCATCTACAACGGCTTCCCAGGTCTGCTCGAGGACAACGTCTCGGTGCTCAACTGGCTCCGCGTAGACAACTGGGCCACAAGAGGTGGCTCGGAACTCGGTGTCAACCGCCATCTGCCCGATATTGACATTGGCGCGGTTGCCGCCAAGTTGCAAGAGCATAAGATCGAAGGTCTTTTGATTGTCGGTGGCTTCGAGGCCTTCAGTTCGGTCAAGATTCTCAACGACAACCGCGATCGATACCCCGCGTTCCGCATCCCCATCGTCGGTCTTCCGGCCACCATCTCCAACAATGTGCCCATGAACGAGTTTTCGCTCGGCTCTGATACGTCGCTCAAtgcgcttgtcgatgcaTGCGATGCTGTCAAGCAGTCGGCGTCGGCATCGCGAAACCGAGTGTTTGTCGTCGAGACGCAGGGTGGCAAGTGCGGCTACATTGCGGTTATGGGTGCGCTTGCTGCAGGAGCTGTGCTCGTCTACACGCCCGAGGTGGGCATCGgcctgcagcagctcggcaaggaCGTCGCTTTCCTCAAGAAGCGTTTCCTGCTGGATGTCAAGGGCAAGTCCGAAGGAAGGCTGGTTATCCGTAACGAAAAGTCATCCGACGTCTTCACCACCGAGGTCATCACCAAGATCCTCAAGGAGGAAGGCAACAGCCTCTTTGACGCACGGTCCGCTAGCCTCGGACACACGCTTCAGGGCGGTGTGCCTTCGCCGTTGGACCGTGTGCGCGCCACACGTCTGGCGCTCAAGTGCTGCGAGTTCCTCGAGTCGCAAGCTCTCAAGCAGCGGTCTGGttcttccgcctcgtccaagaCGGGCAGTGGCTCAAGCTCGGATAAGTCGTACTCGGATGACACGGCGGTCATGATCACCATCCAGGGTTCCACCATTTGCTTCACCTCAGCCACCGAGATGTCGCGCAATGCCGATATGAAGAATCGACGTGGTAAGACCGCATGGTGgcacgagctcaaggcgctcgtAGAGTTGCTTGGTGGTCGCACCGCTCTCGCTGAGTTGTAG
- a CDS encoding cdk-related kinase 1: MAQVASSSKLLFEPPHRDLVHRDNRLPHDVHDVLRLPAAMQAVTASRPNADSASASHRIPSQPNASNPPSASLRPPDQQMPTTAASLMREGPRDFTVIKDVGDGSFGTVCLADWKSPLPSGTMLSPMQHPTTRPEYIGKRLVAIKKMKKPFPSWQECMKLKELRSLLTIPPHPNIIPLYDAFLMPTTKELHFVFECMEGNLYQLTKSRKGRPLAAGLVASIYEQIVLGLDHIHQHGYFHRDMKPENLLITTTGLADYPNLQPALAAERDVLVIVKLADFGLARETLSKPPYTEYVSTRWYRAPEVLLRSRDYSNPVDMWALGTILAELVNLKPLFPGHSEVDQVLQICDILGDPSHSYGHDSRNRRNGGGPWDRGIRMARAVGFTFPIRKPAKFSRFFSDRVPQNLIDCIEDLLRYDPQARLTSKDCLQHDYMRLDAPRLRPPQAKPLVSATAPLRPQQNASRPLPSSHSTLLSSNHARPPFGAADSNLKPLAVLRQPDGSPIVRVNAAATSDPSLANGTTPASPMQEDATEVHWAPPVVSSSRDVSLSGYPAFPDSASLYAASSSTHPDGPPSGAPSSDATMVMSDAQLTDSTLKHTDPRHAQALQAHQYEQYQRQYRHDAGQSQSPGYDAHAAAAYDRDAALRGAAFVPFVASYPGSAATGQLAAATSSGELSQKNDSNASNETISSRDKERRRSKVWGLNISSKFGGSGSSGTLAGSSSGGAANATGTHLYAVGNAAAGRLPPNGPMQESRVSLEPTPAQRIAAEHSNATLATLPNGAPAKTADSKKARKEAEKAAREAEKAKREAQQKAARDRARAVMQKRNQLLASSNSKDPVEWLAGAIQSDEPYRSSPSEKARGKQPAIPGSQLSPSMPSFASGEFPRSPLQQPIHGLSPDYGMNANPAVMGSMAWRGVGAARYSRSNKARRREHDDDHSMSSFEDAVDPRRASMQSYQTGDSDPGPGTGQQVAQGHYVQRASSSSSLASAPSLVDQRRFAPSLESHRSSADTRSISSLDHQLITNMERMTAVEARARTPGNVSPGPAHVVGARQSLSRQSRTNSRASSTSAHRQGSASPLHHASGIPRFHPYSHGGPVTPSTGYHANYQLPPLHQSLAHPSGAQRSDTAGDRSVSPAFYSNASQPQQHVHQHHINPIFHVPAGNSGHGTTLPPFSSIAASIDVPAIDEKATQMLYAQARSPGPLPQS; the protein is encoded by the coding sequence ATGGCACAGGttgcttccagctcgaagcTACTCTTTGAGCCCCCGCACCGCGATCTTGTTCATCGCGACAACCGTCTCCCTCACGACGTCCACGACGTGTTGCGCTTGCCTGCCGCCATGCAAGCTGTCACCGCTTCGAGGCCCAACGCTGACAGCGCTTCCGCCTCCCATCGTATCCCGTCCCAGCCAAATGCCTCTAATCCACCCTCGGCCTCCTTGCGCCCCCCAGACCAACAAATGCCTACAACCGCCGCTTCGCTCATGCGCGAAGGCCCAAGAGATTTCACCGTCATCAAGgacgttggcgatggctCCTTCGGCACCGTCTGTCTGGCAGACTGGAAGAGCCCCCTTCCCAGCGGCACCATGCTCTCCCCCATGCAGCACCCCACCACACGTCCAGAGTACATCGGAAAGCGTCTTGTCGCCATCAAAAAGATGAAAAAGCCCTTTCCAAGTTGGCAAGAGTGCATGAAGCTCAAGGAACTCAGATCGCTCCTCACAATACCCCCGCATCCCAACATCATTCCCTTGTATGACGCCTTTCTCATGCCTACCACCAAAGAGCTTCACTTTGTCTTTGAGTGCATGGAGGGCAACCTCTACCAGCTCACAAAATCACGCAAAGGCCGTCCGCTTGCCGCAGGATTGGTCGCCTCTATCTACGAACAGATTgtcctcggtctcgaccaTATCCACCAGCACGGCTATTTCCATCGCGACATGAAGCCCGAGAATCTGCTCATCACTACCACCGGCCTGGCTGACTATCCTAACCTCCAGCCTGCCTTGGCTGCAGAGAGAGACGTCCTCGTCATtgtcaagcttgccgaCTTTGGTCTCGCCCGCGAGACGCTCAGCAAACCACCTTACACCGAATACGTCTCGACGCGTTGGTACCGTGCTCCCGAAGTGCTCCTCCGCTCACGCGACTATAGCAACCCTGTCGACATGTGGGCACTCGGTACCAtcctcgccgagctcgtcaatcTCAAACCCCTTTTTCCCGGCCACAGCGAGGTCGATCAGGTGCTCCAGATTTGCGACATCCTCGGTGACCCCAGCCACAGCTACGGCCACGACTCCCGCAACAGGCGCAACGGTGGCGGTCCATGGGACAGAGGCATCCGCATGGCCAGAGCCGTCGGCTTCACTTTCCCCATCCGCAAGCCCGCCAAGTTCTCTAGGTTCTTTTCCGACCGCGTCCCGCAGAACCTCATCGATTGCATCGAGGACCTCCTTCGCTACGACCCTCAAGCCAGGCTCACCAGCAAAGATTGTCTTCAGCACGATTACATGCGTCTCGATGCTCCTCGACTGCGACCCCCGCAAGCCAAACCGCTTGTCAGTGCTACAGCTCCGCTCCGTCCCCAGCAGAACGCATCGCGCCCTCTACCCTCATCCCACTCGACGCTGCTTTCCTCGAACCACGCTCGGCCGCCTTTTGGAGCTGCCGACTCCAATCTCAAACCGTTGGCCGTGCTACGTCAGCCCGACGGTTCTCCCATCGTCAGAGTCAACGCCGCTGCCACTTCCGACCCCAGCCTCGCTAACGGCACAACCCCCGCATCGCCCATGCAAGAGGATGCTACCGAGGTGCACTGGGCACCGCCCGTCGTCTCGTCCAGCAGAGACGTTTCTCTGTCCGGCTATCCTGCCTTTCCCGACTCGGCGTCCCTCTACGCAGCCAGCTCTTCCACTCATCCTGATGGTCCTCCCTCGGGTGCACCATCTTCCGATGCGACCATGGTGATGTCCGACGCCCAGCTCACCGACTCGACTCTCAAACACACCGATCCTCGTCATGCACAGGCGCTCCAGGCCCATCAGTATGAGCAGTACCAACGTCAGTATCGCCACGACGCCGgtcagtcacagagtcCAGGCTACGACGCACACGCGGCTGCTGCCTACGATCGCGACGCTGCGCTTCGCGGCGCCGCTTTTGTACCCTTCGTCGCATCCTACCCTGGCTCAGCCGCCACAGGTCAGTTGGCCGCTGCGACATCTTCGGGTGAGCTTTCCCAGAAGAATGACTCGAACGCAAGCAACGAAACTATCAGCTCGCGCGACAAGGAGAGACGCAGAAGCAAAGTCTGGGGCCTCAACATCTCTTCCAAGTTTGGCggcagcggaagcagcggaACGCTTGCTGGAAGTAGCAGTGGTGGAGCAGCCAATGCCACCGGCACCCATCTGTACGCAGTCGGAAACGCAGCAGCCGGTCGTCTACCGCCTAATGGGCCGATGCAGGAATCTAGGGTATCGCTCGAGCCTACCCCCGCCCAGCGCATCGCTGCCGAGCACTCGAATGCTACATTGGCAACATTACCCAACGGCGCACCTGCCAAGACAGCCGATTCCAAGAAAGCCAGGAAGGAGGCCGAAAAGGCGGCGCGAGAGGCCGAGAAGGCCAAACGAGAAGCTCAGCAGAAAGCAGCGCGCGATCGAGCGCGTGCCGTCATGCAGAAGCGTAATCAGCTCTTGGCCTCGTCCAATAGCAAGGACCCCGTCGAATGGCTGGCTGGTGCCATCCAGTCCGACGAGCCGTATCGATCGAGTCCGAGCGAAAAGGCACGCGGAAAGCAGCCCGCCATTCCTGGCTCTCAGCTGTCGCCATCCATGCCCAGCTTTGCTTCCGGCGAATTTCCTCGTTCGCCGCTCCAGCAACCCATCCATGGTCTCAGCCCCGATTACGGCATGAATGCAAATCCAGCCGTGATGGGCAGTATGGCTTGgcgaggcgttggcgcTGCCAGATACAGTCGCTCCAACAAGGCACGCAGACGCGagcacgacgacgatcattccatgtcgagcttcgaAGACGCCGTCGATCCTCGCAGGGCTTCAATGCAGTCGTACCAGACTGGCGACAGCGATCCTGGGCCGGGGACCGGTCAACAGGTGGCGCAGGGACACTACGTTCAACGAGCCagctcatcatcctcgctcgcctcggcgCCCTCGTTGGTCGACCAACGCCGCTTTGCTCCTTCTCTCGAGTCCCATCGCAGCTCGGCAGACACTCGCTCCATCAGCTCCCTCGACCACCAGCTCATCACCAATATGGAAAGGATGACGGCCGTAGAGGCACGAGCGCGGACCCCAGGCAATGTGTCGCCCGGTCCTGCCCATGTTGTCGGCGCGCGCCAGTCGCTCAGTCGCCAGAGTCGCACCAACAGCCGtgcttcgtcgacgtctGCGCACCGGCAGGGATCCGCATCGCCGCTGCATCACGCCAGTGGCATTCCACGCTTCCATCCGTATTCGCACGGTGGACCCGTGACGCCTTCGACCGGCTACCACGCCAACTACCAGCTGCCACCGCTTCATCAGAGCTTGGCGCATCCGAGCGGTGCACAGCGGAGCGACACGGCCGGCGACAGATCCGTGTCTCCAGCATTCTACTCGAACGCCAgccagccgcagcagcatgtGCATCAACACCACATCAATCCCATCTTCCACGTGCCTGCTGGGAATTCCGGTCACGGCACTACACTACCGCccttctcgtcgatcgcagcGTCTATCGATGTTCCTGCCATCGACGAAAAGGCGACGCAGATGCTGTATGCACAGGCGCGATCCCCCGGTCCATTGCCGCAAAGCTGA
- a CDS encoding uncharacterized protein (related to UPF3 - Nonsense-mediated mRNA decay protein), translated as MSGALAGLSQYTDSDSDPEDAALPSIRLDGSAHSLTSITRLHENRSVTYESKVATDPTRLKRKLPPLEADALQQDSSGAASGRITTNGLRGDWLCYCFVEVVVGPSLSNCIEQSDDYLQEQLGSDHTVLDLRNRESSTLDSFDDAAQLSTLESSSTVKVRLHISLTRPFTVRSYERDEYVKIATAQVHQLKENISSFPFTFSRIAYLSNDDASRHFMVLEVGSGREKLRSLSTALSTELRRAFRAKVYYEEARFHASIACVMNMTSVSDDRIKLDAAPEPISSRLGTIIDKIEDEWGAELRKCPPVWATRIGIQLGNRITYVDL; from the exons ATGAGCGGAGCCCTTGCCGGCTTATCTCAGTACACCGACTCGGACTCAGATCCGGAAGATGCTGCTCTGCCGTCCATCAGACTGGATGGATCAGCTCACTCGCTCACATCCATTACCAGACTGCACGAGAATCGATCAGTGACGTACGAATCCAAGGTAGCTACGGATCCGACTCGATTGAAGAG GAAGCTACCTCCTCTTGAGGCAGACGCCCTACAGCAAGATAGCAGCGGCGCAGCGTCGGGGCGTATTACTACGAATGGATTACGTGGAGACTGGCTGTGCTACTGCTTTGTTGAAG TCGTTGTGGGACCATCGTTGAGCAACTGCATCGAGCAAAGTGACGACTACTTGCAAGAACAGCTAGGATCAGATCACACGGTGCTTGATCTGAGGAACCGCGAAAGCTCGACGTTAGACAGCTTCGATGACGCTGCGCAGCTCTCAACACTCGAGTCTTCATCGACGGTTAAAGTGCGACTTCACATCTCCTTGACTCGACCCTTTACCGTGCGCAGCTACGAACGTGACGAATACGTCAAGATTGCCACAGCCCAAGTGCACCAACTCAAGGAGAACATCTCAAGCTTTCCATTCACGTTTTCGAGGATTGCCTATCTCTCAAACGACGATGCTTCACGACACTTTATGGTACTTGAGGTTGGCTCTGGGCGTGAAAAG CTTCGTTCTCTCTCAACAGCACTGAGCACCGAGCTGCGACGAGCGTTTCGCGCCAAAGTATACTATGAAGAAGCCCGTTTTCATGCAAGCATAGCGTGTGTCATGAACATGACTTCGGTTTCGGACGATCGGATCAAGTTGGACGCAGCGCCCGAACCAATTTCATCACGCCTCGGCACCATCATTGACAAGATAGAAGATGAGTGGGGCGCCGAGCTGCGAAAATGCCCGCCAGTCTGGGCAACTCGCATCGGCATCCAACTCGGAAACAGAATCACCTACGTAGACTTGTAG
- a CDS encoding 40S ribosomal protein eS24 has protein sequence MDSTSPVTLRTRKFITNRLLQRKQMVLDVIHPARANVSKAELSEKLSEMYKTPKEQCIVFGMRTAFGGGRSTGFALIYDSRDSMKFEPKHRLVRVGLAEKTEKASRKLRKERKNRAKKVRGVKKTKAGEAAKKK, from the exons ATG GACTCCACCTCTCCCGTCACCCTCCGAACTCGCAAGTTCATCACCAACCGTCTGCTCCAGAGGAAGCAGATGGTTCTGGATGTCATCCACCCTGCCCGCGCCAACGTCTCCAAGGCTGAGCTCTCGGAGAAGCTCTCGGAGATGTACAAGACCCCCAAGGAGCAGtgcatcgtcttcggcATGCGAACTGCCTTCGGTGGTGGACGCTCCACTGGCTTTGCTCTCATCTACGACTCGCGCGACTCGATGAAGTTCGAGCCCAAGCACCGCCTGGTCCGA GTTGGCCTCGCCGAGAAGACCGAGAAGGCCTCGCGAAAGCTGCGCAAGGAGCGCAAGAACCGTGCCAAGAAGGTCCGTGGTGTCAAGAAGACCAAGGCCGGcgaagctgccaagaagaagtAA
- a CDS encoding mitochondrial 54S ribosomal protein uL29m, with protein sequence MSSSARTMLMRVSQSLRASASAAGVPARTFSSSSRASQAPISQPTKPASQSQPSLAATPKTQLEQIKQYPAHPLLQFFRTKPYEISDLALGGTAAYEQESKDSVSPSKFYVRLPHAVSQADLGRDANSRSWLASELRLKSSKDLHILWYVLLMERNRLATAWEELNRVGARQAARMWSQNLGRKNHRVRKSMARIKFVLNERRLALIEAQKQVREGVPAAEPDLNGNLFEDVDAQPPTEPPSSTTASAQPQA encoded by the exons ATGTCATCATCAGCAAggacgatgctgatgcgCGTCTCGCAGTCATTGCGAGCGTCCGCATCTGCAGCTGGCGTACCAGCTCGCACTTTTTCATCATCCTCCCGTGCCTCTCAAGCACCCATCTCTCAACCGACCAAGCCCGCGTCGCAATCGCAGCCATCGCTAGCCGCCACACCCAAAacgcagctcgagcagatcaaACAGTATCCCGCGCATCCTCTGCTCCAATTTTTCCGCACAAAACCGTACGAGATCAGCGACCTGGCGCTAGGAGGTACGGCCGCGTACGAGCAGGAGAGCAAGGACTCGGTCTCCCCATCCAAGTTCTACGTAAGGCTGCCACATGCAGTCTCGCAGGCGGACCTGGGTAGGGATGCGAACAGCAGGTCATggttggcgagcgagttgcGTCTGAAAAGCTCCAAGGATCTGCACATCTTGTGGTACGTGCTCTTGATGGAGAGGAACAGGCTGGCGACGGCGTGGGAGGAACTGAACCGTGTAGGTGCAAGACAGGCCGCCAGGATGTGGTCGCAGAACTTGGGTCGAAAGAACCACCGA GTGCGAAAATCTATGGCACGCATCAAGTTTGTTCTCAACGAACGTCGTCTCGCGCTGATCGAGGCGCAGAAGCAAGTGCGAGAGGGAgtgcctgctgctgaacCCGACCTCAACGGCAACCTCTTCGAAGACGTAGATGCCCAACCCCCCACAGAGCCTCCTTCCAGCACAACAGCCTCGGCTCAGCCGCAAGCATGA
- a CDS encoding guanine nucleotide-binding protein subunit alpha-2, producing the protein MGACLSAEQSHDTPEYKRSKALDRRIKEDEKNLSREVKLLLLGAGESGKSTILKSMRIIHHIPFTDEERENFRRLVFLNLVQGMKTILDVMEEWSIDFQDDSNIDHLLLFVSYPDISEDEPFPTNYLVALKDLWLDQGVQSVYRRGNEAAVPDNMSYYYTDLDRLFSPSYIPSEDDILRCRNKTTGIIETTFPLQDHVYRIFDVGGQRSERKKWIHCFENVTAVLFCVALSGYDSCLVEDKDSNQMQEALMLFDSICNSKWFARTSMILFLNKVDVFRQKIAYSSIKHYFPDYDGDDQDFNAARSYFKARFCRLNRSVNKEIYPSFTNATDVSLLKIVMASVTDIILTNNLRDIVL; encoded by the coding sequence ATGGGCGCTTGTCTGTCTGCTGAGCAGTCACACGATACGCCCGAGTACAAAAGATCCAAAGCGCTCGATCGACGGATCAAAGAGGATGAAAAGAATCTTTCAAGAGaagtcaagctgcttctcTTGGGTGCAGGAGAGAGTGGCAAATCCACCATCCTCAAGTCGATGCGCATCATCCACCACATCCCCTTCACCGACGAGGAGCGTGAAAATTTTCGAAGGCTCGTCTTTCTCAATCTCGTTCAAGGCATGAAGaccatcctcgacgtcATGGAAGAGTGGTCCATCGATTTCCAAGACGACAGCAACATCGACCATCTTTTGCTCTTCGTCAGTTATCCCGACATCTCGGAAGATGAGCCGTTCCCTACTAATTACCTGGTCGCACTCAAGGACCTCTGGCTTGATCAAGGTGTACAGTCTGTCTATCGAAGGGGAAATGAGGCCGCCGTACCTGACAACATGTCGTACTACTATACCGACCTCGACCGTCTCTTTAGCCCCTCCTACATCCCGTCTGAGGACGACATCTTGCGGTGTCGGAACAAGACCACCGGGATCATCGAGACCACCTTCCCACTACAAGACCACGTCTACCGCATCTTCGACGTCGGTGGACAGAGGTCTGAGCGAAAAAAATGGATCCACTGCTTCGAGAACGTCACCGCCGTCCTCTTCTGCGTCGCACTCTCGGGTTACGACTCGTGTCTGGTCGAAGACAAGGACTCGAACCAGATGCAAGAAGCGCTCATGCTCTTTGACTCGATCTGCAACTCCAAGTGGTTTGCACGTACATCCATGATTCTCTTCCTCAACAAAGTCGATGTCTTCCGCCAGAAAATCGCCTACTCGAGCATCAAGCACTACTTCCCAGACTACGACGGAGATGATCAAGACTTCAATGCGGCAAGAAGCTACTTCAAGGCGAGGTTCTGCAGACTGAATCGAAGCGTCAACAAGGAGATCTATCCGAGCTTCACCAACGCCACCGACGTCTCGTTGTTGAAGATCGTCATGGCCAGCGTTACCGACATTATCCTGACCAACAACTTGAGGGATATCGTACTATGA
- a CDS encoding 60S ribosomal protein eL43 encodes MSKRTVKVGITGKYGTRYGASLRRQIKKIEISQHSKYTCTFCGKDSVKRKAVGIWECRACKKVIAGGAWTLSTSAAATVRSTIRRLRELTEA; translated from the exons ATG TCGAAGCGAACTGTCAAGGTCGGAATCACCGGAAAGTACGGTACCCGTTACGGTGCTTCGCTCCGTCGTCAGATCAAGAAGATCGAAATCTCGCAGCACTCCAAGTACACCTGCACTTTCTGCGGCAAGGACTCGGTCAAGCGCAAGGCTGTCGGCATCTGGGAGTGCCGTGCCTGCAAGAAGGTCATTGCCGGTGGTGCTTGGACCCTCAGcacctcggctgctgccaccgtCCGATC CACCATCCGACGTCTCCGTGAGCTGACTGAGGCCTAA